DNA sequence from the Hirundo rustica isolate bHirRus1 chromosome 25, bHirRus1.pri.v3, whole genome shotgun sequence genome:
GCCCAGCGCCGGGCACGGCCGTCCCTGGGGCGCCGCGTGGGCCGGACTCCAACTCCAACTTCGTGGGAGAGGTGTGTGACAGCAACGAGAACTGGAGCCAGCCAGCGCCGGGGTCCCCGCCGGAGGAGGGCTCCAGCCGGAGCGAAAACACCACAAATCCCTCTGATAATCTGCTGTTATTAATGCAGAGACAGATGGTCCAGGGCCGGCTTAGGGACAGCGCCCCGGGCCCGGGCGACGCGCACCCCGAGCAGGGCGTGCGCAGCCCCCCCGAGGGAGccgagggcagcggggcagggggaCAAAACCCAGCCGAGGGGGCGGCCGGGGGATGTGTCAAACCCCCGAGCTCCCCCGCAGAGGACAACGGCtacaccagcagctccctcagcatcGACAGCCCCGAGagcacctgc
Encoded proteins:
- the C25H1orf216 gene encoding UPF0500 protein C1orf216 homolog encodes the protein MFAVCPANPRFQQGRGGPAPGTAVPGAPRGPDSNSNFVGEVCDSNENWSQPAPGSPPEEGSSRSENTTNPSDNLLLLMQRQMVQGRLRDSAPGPGDAHPEQGVRSPPEGAEGSGAGGQNPAEGAAGGCVKPPSSPAEDNGYTSSSLSIDSPESTCSTTWDPPASAPQARSPPEAGPAEPELGTLFPVLAEAVQHLQDKERFKEQEKEKHHIQLVMYRRLALLRWIHGLQQKVVDQQNRLQESFDTILDNRKELIRCMQQGPACLAAPGP